One genomic segment of Mastomys coucha isolate ucsf_1 unplaced genomic scaffold, UCSF_Mcou_1 pScaffold22, whole genome shotgun sequence includes these proteins:
- the Hsdl1 gene encoding inactive hydroxysteroid dehydrogenase-like protein 1: MAAVDSFYLLYREIARSCNCYMEALALVGAWYTARKSITVVCDFYSLVRLHFIPRLGSRPDLIKQYGKWAVVSGATDGIGKAYAEELANHGLNIILISQEEEKLQAVAKHIADTYRVETLVLVADFSRGREIYAPIREALRDRDIGILVNDIGAFYPYPQYFGQVPEDTIWDIVNVNIAASSLMVHIVLPGMVERKKGAIVTVSSGSCCKPTPQLAAFSASKAYLDHFSRALQYEYASKGIFVQSLIPFYVTSSVTAPGSFLHRCPWLAPSPKVYAQHAVSTLGISKRTTGYWAHSIQFLFAQYMPEWLWVWGANLLNHSLRKEALSSQA, from the exons ATGGCTGCTGTTGACAGCTTCTACCTCTTGTATAGAGAAATCGCCAGGTCTTGCAATTGCTACATGGAAGCACTTGCCTTGGTGGGAGCCTGGTACACAGCCCGAAAGAGCATCACAGTCGTCTGTGACTTCTACAGCCTGGTCAGGCTGCACTTCATCCCTCGCCTGGGCAGCAGGCCGGACCTGATCAAGCAGTATGGAAAATGGGCGGTTGTCAGCg GGGCCACAGATGGCATCGGGAAGGCCTATGCTGAGGAGTTAGCGAACCATGGACTCAACATCATCCTGATCagccaggaagaggagaagcTGCAGGCCGTGGCCAAGCACATAGCCGACACCTACAGGGTAGAGACACTTGTCCTGGTGGCGGACTTCAGCAGAGGCCGGGAGATTTACGCTCCAATTCGAGAAgccctgagagacagagacattggCATCCTGGTGAATGACATAGGTGCATTCTACCCCTATCCGCAGTATTTCGGCCAGGTTCCCGAGGACACGATCTGGGACATTGTGAATGTGAACATTGCGGCTTCGAGCCTGATGGTGCACATTGTGCTTCCGGgaatggtggaaagaaagaagggcgCCATCGTCACCGTGTCTTCCGGCTCCTGCTGCAAGCCCACCCCACAGCTGGCTGCCTTCTCTGCATCCAAG GCCTATCTGGACCACTTCAGCAGAGCCCTGCAGTACGAGTATGCCTCTAAAGGGATCTTTGTGCAGAGTCTGATCCCCTTCTACGTGACCAGCAGTGTAACTGCACCTGGCAGCTTCCTGCACAGATGCCCTTGGCTGGCGCCTTCGCCAAAAGTGTATGCCCAGCATGCCGTGTCGACCCTGGGCATTTCAAAAAGGACCACAGGCTACTGGGCCCATTCTATTCAG TTCCTCTTCGCACAGTATATGCCTGAGTGGCTCTGGGTGTGGGGTGCAAACCTCCTCAACCACTCCTTACGGAAAGAGGCCTTATCCTCCCAagcctga